In Rathayibacter sp. VKM Ac-2762, one DNA window encodes the following:
- a CDS encoding oxidoreductase, giving the protein MIGTLDRALGRVTTYRLVWMTLAALLLVAVGYAAAGLIFSTPLEILGTTLVAVASTALVSAVLARLFRSRAHLESSLVTGLLIACLLFPTADPRGLAVIALVGAIAAASKYVLAWRGRHLFNPAAVAVLIIGFTGLNAGAWWIASGAIWPFVVVGSLLIVARVRRWAVFAVFVVVAGGVSVQQAVQNGQDLGAAAALVLTAYPFVFAGAFMLTEPLTLAPRRSQQLIIAVVAALVASVPFHIGVVSATPELGLVVGNALAFAFAFRQRRRHTLELASTRVLAPGIAEYRFRSRSPLTFEPGQWLELDLPHRADSRGSRRTFSVSSAPSDGEIAIALRMPEKASSFKRALAALEPGDSLRATSVGGDFVLPADPAVPLLLVAGGIGITPFASQLRSLADGPRRDVVVVVAAPSLAEVAYRDLLQESGARVVLCSKEAPTDLPARWSHVTGRLTAELLADAVPDAGRRVGYVSGSPSFVDSVRGALRGAGAKRVRTDAFAGY; this is encoded by the coding sequence ATGATCGGCACCCTCGACCGCGCCCTCGGCCGCGTCACCACCTACCGGCTGGTCTGGATGACGCTCGCCGCGCTCCTGCTCGTCGCCGTCGGCTACGCCGCAGCCGGCCTGATCTTCTCGACGCCGCTCGAGATCCTCGGCACGACGCTCGTCGCCGTCGCCTCGACGGCCCTGGTCAGCGCGGTCCTCGCGCGGCTGTTCCGCAGCCGCGCGCACCTGGAGTCCTCGCTCGTCACCGGTCTGCTGATCGCCTGCCTGCTCTTCCCGACGGCCGATCCTCGCGGGCTCGCCGTGATCGCGCTCGTCGGCGCGATCGCCGCCGCGTCCAAGTACGTCCTGGCCTGGCGGGGCCGCCACCTCTTCAACCCGGCCGCGGTCGCCGTGCTGATCATCGGCTTCACCGGGCTCAACGCCGGAGCCTGGTGGATCGCCAGTGGCGCGATCTGGCCGTTCGTCGTCGTGGGTTCCCTCCTGATCGTCGCGCGGGTCCGCCGCTGGGCCGTCTTCGCCGTCTTCGTCGTCGTCGCCGGCGGGGTGTCCGTGCAGCAGGCGGTGCAGAACGGCCAGGACCTCGGCGCCGCGGCGGCTCTGGTCCTCACGGCCTACCCCTTCGTCTTCGCCGGCGCCTTCATGCTGACGGAGCCGCTCACGCTCGCGCCGCGCCGCTCGCAGCAGCTGATCATCGCGGTCGTCGCAGCGCTCGTGGCGAGCGTCCCCTTCCACATCGGCGTCGTCTCCGCCACTCCGGAGCTGGGCCTCGTGGTCGGCAACGCCCTCGCGTTCGCCTTCGCGTTCCGCCAGCGTCGGCGGCACACGCTCGAGCTCGCCTCGACCCGCGTGCTGGCGCCGGGCATCGCGGAGTACCGCTTCCGCTCCCGCTCGCCGCTGACCTTCGAGCCGGGCCAGTGGCTCGAGCTCGACCTGCCGCACCGCGCCGACAGCCGGGGCAGCCGGCGCACCTTCTCGGTCTCCTCCGCTCCGTCCGACGGCGAGATCGCGATCGCCCTGCGGATGCCGGAGAAGGCGAGCAGCTTCAAGCGCGCCCTCGCCGCGCTGGAGCCCGGCGACTCGCTCCGGGCGACGAGCGTCGGCGGTGACTTCGTCCTGCCGGCCGATCCCGCCGTGCCGCTGCTGCTTGTGGCGGGCGGCATCGGGATCACCCCGTTCGCCAGTCAGCTCCGCTCGCTCGCGGACGGTCCGCGGCGCGACGTCGTCGTCGTGGTCGCCGCGCCGAGCCTCGCCGAGGTCGCGTACCGCGACCTGCTGCAGGAGTCGGGGGCCCGGGTCGTGCTCTGCTCGAAGGAGGCGCCGACCGACCTGCCCGCACGGTGGTCGCACGTCACAGGCCGACTGACCGCCGAGCTGCTCGCGGACGCGGTGCCGGACGCCGGCCGCCGCGTGGGCTACGTCTCCGGGTCGCCGTCGTTCGTCGACTCGGTCCGCGGCGCCCTGCGCGGTGCCGGGGCGAAGCGGGTCCGCACCGACGCGTTCGCCGGCTACTGA
- a CDS encoding FAD:protein FMN transferase has translation MPRPDASTVLGHAWRFDAIGTGWQIDTAEPLEPSHRSRVEARIAEYDRTWSRFRDDSAVSQLRVGGEHVFPDEAADLFALYDVLDELTGGAVTPFVGGSLEQLGYDSAYTLVPRGPAVPAPSWAAARRGAAGLRVEPGTVVDVGAAGKGQLVDLVLEELDGVGPAVVDASGDLRGIGAGPVRVGLEHPWDPSSALGVAVPGDRALCGSASNRRAWGSGLHHVLDGRTGAPVESIVAAWAVADTALVADGLATALFVCPPEALAERFDFEFVRVRSDGTLHYSPSFPGEVFR, from the coding sequence ATGCCACGGCCTGACGCCTCGACGGTCCTCGGCCACGCGTGGCGGTTCGACGCGATCGGCACCGGCTGGCAGATCGACACCGCCGAGCCGCTCGAGCCCTCCCACCGCTCGCGGGTCGAGGCGCGCATCGCGGAGTACGACCGCACCTGGTCGCGGTTCCGTGACGACTCCGCCGTCTCGCAGCTGCGGGTCGGAGGCGAGCACGTCTTCCCCGACGAGGCGGCCGACCTCTTCGCACTGTACGACGTGCTCGACGAGCTGACCGGCGGGGCGGTCACCCCCTTCGTCGGCGGCTCTCTCGAGCAGCTCGGCTACGACTCCGCGTACACCCTCGTCCCGCGCGGACCCGCCGTCCCCGCTCCCTCCTGGGCCGCCGCCCGACGCGGGGCGGCGGGACTGCGGGTCGAGCCCGGGACCGTCGTCGACGTCGGCGCCGCGGGCAAGGGCCAGCTCGTCGACCTCGTCCTCGAGGAGCTCGACGGAGTCGGGCCCGCCGTCGTCGACGCGAGCGGCGACCTCCGGGGCATCGGAGCCGGACCCGTCCGGGTCGGCCTCGAGCACCCGTGGGACCCGAGCAGCGCACTGGGAGTGGCGGTGCCCGGCGACCGCGCGCTCTGCGGCTCGGCGAGCAACCGCCGCGCCTGGGGCAGCGGCCTCCACCACGTCCTCGACGGGCGGACCGGAGCTCCGGTCGAGAGCATCGTCGCCGCCTGGGCGGTGGCCGACACGGCCCTCGTCGCCGACGGGCTCGCGACCGCGCTGTTCGTCTGTCCGCCCGAGGCCCTCGCCGAGCGCTTCGACTTCGAGTTCGTCCGCGTCCGCAGCGACGGCACCCTCCACTACTCGCCTTCCTTCCCCGGAGAGGTCTTCCGATGA